Proteins encoded together in one Papaver somniferum cultivar HN1 unplaced genomic scaffold, ASM357369v1 unplaced-scaffold_21, whole genome shotgun sequence window:
- the LOC113339318 gene encoding probable WRKY transcription factor 41 yields the protein MSDKSNEMMLGLDHKPLIMNEIIQARELVKELQTQLNPISSSSRKVLITRILSSFETSLSMLDRVKLENESGHVTGRSISDCESDLSGDGSRKRCRKKLTRWTQKVRVCEQTGLEGPIDDGYSWRKYGQKDILGAKYPRGYYKCTFQKNQGCSAMKQVQRSELDSSIFNVTYIGRHSCVEGSELVSPEKCSPIKQEANNHINNQESREKKSPQETFISFQTSSYHRVVKEEKDFGNHKELDSFPSFSFPPLKVENHFFETTSTNSSPTYISTPTTAESKSNYNLEGRSGEQNTFENTADSHDSKIDEMIVSSPEAHAISAANDSPTTLDSCWDWDFLVDYSPSHFL from the exons ATGAGTGACAAAAGTAATGAGATGATGCTTGGATTAGATCACAAGCCTCTGATTATGAATGAGATAATCCAAGCAAGAGAGTTAGTAAAGGAGCTACAAACTCAGCTTAACcctatttcatcttcttctcggAAAGTGCTAATAACAAGGATCTTATCTTCCTTTGAAACTTCCCTTTCGATGCTAGATCGAGTCAAGTTGGAAAATGAATCAGGTCATGTCACTGGAAGATCTATAAGCGATTGTGAGTCGGATCTCTCCGGAGATGGTTCAAGAAAGAG ATGTCGGAAAAAGTTGACGCGATGGACGCAAAAGGTGCGAGTTTGTGAGCAAACAGGGCTCGAAGGACCCATAGATGATGGATATAGTTGGAGAAAATATGGACAGAAAGACATCCTTGGTGCTAAGTACCCTAG AGGTTATTACAAGTGTACTTTTCAAAAAAATCAAGGTTGTTCGgcaatgaaacaagttcaacgaTCCGAATTAGACTCGTCTATCTTCAATGTTACATATATAGGAAGACATAGTTGTGTTGAAGGCTCAGAGTTAGTATCACCAGAGAAATGTTCACCAATTAAGCAAGAAGCCAACAACCATATTAATAATCAAGAGTCAAGGGAGAAAAAATCGCCACAAGAGACATTTATAAGCTTTCAAACGTCTAGTTACCATCGAGTTGTGAAAGAGGAGAAAGATTTTGGAAACCATAAAGAACTCGATTCGTTTCCTTCTTTCTCTTTCCCACCTTTGAAAGTTGAGAACCACTTCTTTGAAACTACTAGCACTAATTCTTCTCCTACGTATATCAGTACCCCGACAACTGCAGAGTCGAAGTCGAACTACAATCTTGAAGGTAGAAGTGGTGAACAGAACACATTTGAAAATACTGCTGATTCTCATGACTCTAAAATAGATGAAATGATCGTTTCATCACCAGAAGCCCATGCAATTTCCGCTGCAAATGATTCTCCCACGACTCTAGACTCATGTTGGGATTGGGATTTCCTCGTAGATTATAGTCCTTCACATTTCCTATAA